A stretch of the Glycine soja cultivar W05 chromosome 13, ASM419377v2, whole genome shotgun sequence genome encodes the following:
- the LOC114381653 gene encoding uncharacterized protein LOC114381653: protein MEEFKKAMMQEYEMTDLGLMRYFLGMQVKQRPGQIFISQEKYADDLLKKFNMQDCKPLATPMAMNEKLSKDDGQNKVDEIIYRSLVGSLIYLTNLRPDIIHAVSIVSRFMSNPSKAHFVAAKRILRYVKGTKDFGILYEVDRDFNLTGYTNSNWARSTDDRKSTSGYVFLLGNKAISWASKKQNTWLQQALRVKRHGSEKFCKTYNKTPRLQQLFIVIICQLLQ from the coding sequence ATGGAAGAATTCAAAAAGGCTATGATGCAAGAGTATGAAATGACCGATCTTGGACTCATGAGATATTTTCTCGGCATGCAGGTCAAGCAAAGACCTGGACAAATATTTATCTCGCAAGAAAAATATGCGGATGACTTACTGAAGAAGTTCAACATGCAAGATTGCAAACCACTTGCCACACCTATGGCGATGAACGAGAAGCTTTCAAAAGATGATGGGCAAAACAAAGTTGatgaaataatttatagaaGCCTTGTCGGTTCGCTAATCTACTTAACCAACTTAAGGCCAGACATCATACATGCAGTTAGCATCGTGTCTAGATTCATGAGTAACCCAAGCAAAGCACACTTTGTAGCAGCCAAGAGAATCCTAAGATATGTCAAAGGCACAAAGGATTTTGGCATTTTGTACGAGGTAGATAGAGACTTTAACTTGACAGGTTATACAAATAGCAACTGGGCAAGAAGCACagatgatagaaaaagcacaagtggataTGTGTTTCTTCTAGGCAACAAAGCAATATCATGGGCGTCAAAGAAGCAGAATACATGGTTGCAACAAGCGTTGCGTGTGAAGCGACATGGCTCAGAAAAATTCTGCAAGACGTACAACAAGACTCCAAGACTCCAACAGTTATTCATTGTGATAATATGTCAGCTATTGCAATGA
- the LOC114381787 gene encoding protein TRIGALACTOSYLDIACYLGLYCEROL 2, chloroplastic-like → MITNPSLHASTLPSALSSSLVTLHGSFVNCMPCFPFRPQRKINRIRATSAADGGPVESSPASGSKNPLAVVLDIPGTLWKQTMRPLSDFGFGGRSIWEGGVGLFLVSGAVLFALSLAWLKGFQMRSKLRKYTATFEFDQACGICTGTPVRIRGVTVGDVIGVNPSLRSIEAIVEIEDDKTIIPRNSLVEVNQSGLLMETIIDITPRDPIPTPSAGPLDQECSREALIVCDREKIKGIEGVSLDKLVGIFTRLGQDVEKIGIANSYSLAERAASIIEEAKPLLIKMKAMAEDVQPLLTEVRDSGLLKEVETLTQSLTQATEDLRRVHSSIMTPENTELLQKSIYTLIFTLKNIENVSSDILGFTGDEATRKSLKLLIKSLSRLL, encoded by the exons ATGATTACGAACCCTTCATTGCATGCTTCAACATTGCCAAGTGCTTTATCTTCATCTCTGGTTACTCTACATGGAAGTTTTGTAAATTGTATGCCCTGCTTTCCATTTAGACCCCAGAGAAAAATCAATAGGATAAGAGCTACATCTGCTGCAGATGGAGGGCCTGTTGAGTCATCGCCAGCTTCGGGATCAAAGAATCCTCTTGCGGTTGTTTTGGACATTCCTGGTACCCTTTGGAAGCAAACAATGCGTCCATTAAGTGATTTTGGGTTTGGTGGTAGGAGCATATGGGAAGGTGGGGTAGGATTGTTTTTAGTTTCAGGTGCAGTTCTATTTGCACTTAGTTTGGCCTGGTTGAAGGGTTTCCAAATGCGATCCAAATTGAGGAAGTACACAGCAACATTTGAGTTTGATCAGGCTTGTGGTATATGCACTGGAACTCCTGTGAGGATCAGAGGTGTGACTGTTGGTGACGTCATTGGTGTGAATCCTTCCTTAAGAAGTATTGAAGCTATTGTTGAG ATTGAAGATGATAAAACAATCATACCACGGAATTCATTGGTTGAAGTTAACCAGTCGGGTCTTCTTATGGAAACTATAATCGACATTACTCCTCGTGATCCTATTCCAACACCTTCCGCTGGACCTCTTGACCAAGAATGTTCTAGAGAAGCTCTCATAGTTTGTGATAGAGAAAAGATTAAGGGTATAGAAGGAGTAAGTTTGGATAAATTGGTTGGGATATTTACCCGTCTTGGGCAAGATGTAGAGAAAATTGGCATTGCTAATAGCTATTCGTTGGCTGAACGAGCTGCTTCAATAATCGAAGAAGCAAAACCACTTCTTATAAAG ATGAAAGCCATGGCTGAAGATGTTCAACCTTTGTTGACTGAAGTCCGTGATAGTGGCCTGTTGAAGGAAGTTGAGACTTTAACCCAAAGCCTTACACAAGCGACTGAGGATTTGAG AAGGGTACACTCATCCATTATGACCCCTGAGAACACTGAACTGCTCCAAAAGTCCATATATACTCTGATTTTTACCCTGAAGAACATTGAG AATGTTAGCTCGGATATTTTGGGTTTCACTGGCGATGAAGCTACAAGAAAGAGTTTGAAATTACTTATCAAGTCCCTCAGCAGGTTATTGTAG